The genomic stretch ATTTCCCAGTCATAAAtgacctccatatcaaatgtTATCTTAGACGAAAGCATTCTCTAGTCATTAAGTAAAAAGTTCTACTGCTCtgggccaatgtgaccttgacgaTCAGCCAccatattaagtttcgtgattgagtcccaaacgttctcaagttattgtccagaaatggtttaactgtttcgagtcactgtgaccttgacctttgacttactgacctcaaaatcaaaataagtcatctgttggtcatggtcaactattaagtttcatgactccggaaaaggtttaactaTTCccggtcactttgaccttgacctttaatccacCAACCTCAATATTATGAAAAGAAGTAAttcgctggtcatgaccaacctccctatcaactttcatgatcttaggcctaaacattctcaagttatcattcggaaaccgatTGACTCTTCCAGTCACTGTAACCGTGACATTTGACCCACTCCACTTAAAATCAATCATCTTGAGTTACATGTATTTAGCGGAAATCGATTGATGTACCGACCAACCGGCCAATATCTGTGAAATAATATACCCCTTTATCTTCGTAGGAATGGTGGAGATGGGGGCATTGTAAATAATATGATACAAAACGTATTTCAATTagataatttttatataatgggagGCCATACGTCAGGCGTAGTAATTTCATATTAATTCGATTCTAATAGCACTATTAGATGAAATGTGATGGCATTGTAGAGTCGTGTATGTAACCGAACAAATATACGTATATTACGAATGAAATATTCGATCACATGTGTGATATATGTGTGAAATATTCGATCGAAAATAGTACACACATGTACGTTGGACTTTGATTTTCAGAGACAGACCAAAACGAATATTTCACACCACCagcactactaccactaccacacATTATTAGATCTACTTTATGCGGATGActctggtaaaaaaaaaaaacattgaacaaAGCTAACAGAATATCTTCAATCAAACTATAAATTCCACATCTGAATCATCTGAAGTATCTAGGTGCAACTTTAGATCAGAGTCTTACTGGTGAATAAATGGCTAACTCTAGTATCATAAAGGAAAATGCCAGGTTAGAATTTCTGTATAGGAAACAGAAATTTCTTACTGTTCATACTAAAAGACTTTTGGTTTTAGTCTTAGTGTCATTTTCACTGTGCTTGTTTTTCTGGTTTTACAGCTTATCTTTGTTTTGGAAAAACAGCCTACATGGTTATccaatttgaaaatgatttagtCAACGTTTTGCATGATTTCATTATTTCGATTTTCCTACGTCGTATTTTGTTCCTGTCAATATTGTAGTACTTACCTGCCGCCAATGCGCACATATCTGTTTATAAATTTACGATTACGCGAGGTAGAAAGAAGCTATTGCATTTTCAATACAATGATAAGCTCCAAAATGATTGAAAGTACATGTTTTGTTCTAAAATTCTTTCAAACTTCTCATAACATTTCTTATAAAGTATATTAATGTCATTGTTGCTGTAACCGTAAATGCTTGAAAGTAAACATTAAGCATAATAATAGTGTATATGTTACTTACCCTTGAGAAAGCATCATTACCAGATATACCACTCTGGATATGTTGATGAAACTCTATGTTATCAATCAACAGGTGCAACAAACCGGAACAGTCAAACTCGGTTGCTTTTGTCTTGTGTTCATATCCTGGagcatttatgaaacattttgcaaCAGCCCAAGGTTCGGTGCACCACTGATGTGCATCTGTGTTTCTCCAGCATGGAGCGGGAGGTGTGGATGCGTGTCGCCTAATAATTTCGTCGTATATGGCACCACATACGTTGTTGGGACAAGACGTTTTCCCGCGTGGGTGTAGACAGTTACAATGCGTTTGACCGAGAGGACACTGTTTATTTTTGGTTTGAACATGATCCGGCTGGAGTGTGCGTACATCGCAGAGTCCACAGGCTACTGTCGAAAGATTGTGTTTCTGTTTAACTTTATCTAAGATATCAACATGCTGCTGGATAACAAGATGGTCGCAGAATGGTTCCAAGCCgtcttttacatatttaataccAAGTCCGGCTCTCACCCAGTTCCTGTATTTCTTGTTCTCAAGCTGATCCTTATGTTCCATAGTCTATCTGTAAGAACCGAATCAATATGTGAGTATTTTACaacggtcacacattaaaccggaatccacctaaaaaacggaatacaccggaatacactttccataaccggaatacatctgtattttttaagttaaaggtatttttgaagggtttttgatataattcaatcatatatatcataaataattaacatacgaaaggaaaataaaatacgtttacgcaaaatgattttatacgagaatggagttcggcgaccgcgcgggaaatttccataaccgaaatacacccgtattttattaataaatggtatttttgtagggtttattgcagaaatcattcgtgtataatataaatgataagtttacaaaaggaaaataaaatactttaacgcaaaacgattttatacgagatttggATTTGGCGAACGCACGGGAAGTTTCCAATACATAAATGCACtcgtccttttttttaaaaaataaatagtattctcttaaataaacactttttatcattttttgtaagttgtagaaccatgttcaatcagattaaatatgaatgaatatttgggagaagtttattaaaagttaattctgtatacgagattataACTTTACGATCTTACGGACATGTTTTACGCTAAcgtcgctatgactagataccggaatgttgattattaaaatttatttaattgtttcttcaaataataagaaaataatttaatacaaaaaatatcaatattcgattttaaatgaatcataaacaaaatacaGGTCCCGACATAAACCGCgcggatcggaaagggcttaacatgatcggaaagggcatatttcatttaacagataaaaaagaaaataaactatgaatgataaaatagcattttttgatttttaaatgaattatagacaaaatacgagtggcataaaccgcgctgatcggaaaggacataacatgatcggaaagggcatgtcacatgtttataattggaaattatttaattatttcttcatatttcgcatttcgtttaacaaataaaaaagaaaattaattaagaaaaaatatcaatattcaatttttaaatgaattatacacaaaacacatgccagtgcataaaccgcgctgattgGAAAGAAccggccatatgtttattattggaactaattgaattatttcttcatgtttaatttacgaaaataaattacgaaatatcagttttcaaaataattatattatgtttaatatataaatataaaaacgtttactgcgcttatttccaaagcacaattaatatcctttgaatataaacaaacacgtgcctctgattagtcctggtagagtttgattggattatcacacctattgattatatcaattaatcagtatatttgtaagcacacatatgcgacatgtgacaaataatgtctgacaaggtaagtgcagttaaatatgataagcttttatttaatttcatacttgtcgttaagataagataagataagataagataagataaattttattttaagtcggcaagacagttataattgcaaattgaaaaattgaagaaaaacaggtactggttgggaaccactTTCCGGACAAGCATAGTTTCCGGACAAGTTAAATAACGGCTTTATTTCGGCGTTATCCGTGCTATTGTTTCATCCATATCATTCAGACGATTGTTTTTACTTAGTAAATAACATCAATTGTTGGCAGGTaagtaaaaacattaaatttcataaagatatctCACCTGTGTTAACAAAACAACCTTCCGTACCATCGGGGCATGAAAACTacactgcgcatgcgcaatattttgtttccttttgaGGTATCAAGTGGGGTAAAACAATAATTCTTCAAATCCCAACGAATGCAGACGACAtgaattaaaatcttttttcataATTACTTCGCTTATGTAAactgtacaaaaaaataaaaatattacatttgttagaAAACTGTCTActttactttaaaaacaaaaaaagttactGTTAAGATGCCAAGAAGGGCTATCGCCAATTTTCCAATCCAAGGGAGACAACGAGTActattaatatattaattttcttgcaCGGTATTCTCCCCTTATTTTGCTATAATGTACTTTTGAAGTTCGAATCGATTTTAAAGTGACATTTTGGTGCTGTTCTCATAACCATATTATTCTGTCTTAccctatttttttcaaagaatgtCCACTAAGAAATACAAAGAAGAGGATATGACAAGTGCCATTTCTGCCGTTAAGCAAAACAGGCTGAACATCCGAAAGGCTGCTGCGGAATACCACGTTCCGAAATCTACGCTAAATGACCGTATTCGTGGCCGCTTTAAAACGACTGTGCAAGGTCCGGAGCGGCAGATCACAGCCGAGGAGGAGACAGGCCTGGTACAGTACCTGCTGTACATGGCAAATCAGGGTTTTCCACTAACCAGACAGATGACGAGAGCCTACATCCAAGCGATTGTCAAACGTTCAGGtaaaaattccttgatgaataaAGCTATATTTATACAActtgtttcattttaaagtattttatagaAATGATGGCACTTACAAGCTTTTCCTAGTAGTCAAACACACATAGCTTTAATTTGTTTAAGTTTGATACCTAACTCCAATGGATCAGTCAAATCTTTCAAAACTATGTGTTAAAATGTTTTCGTAAATCTTATATCAAGAAGACGCAAATGTTATATCTAACTATGCAGGCATGAATAAAAACGTCCGGGAGTATAGTTAATTTTTCGTTTTAATTTGACTTATAAAATGATAACTAACGTTTAAACCGAACATGTTTCAGGACGGAAAACACTCTTCAACCTAAACAAAGGACCGTCCAATAAATGGATTAAAAAATTCATCCAAAGGCACCCAGATCTGTCGGAAAGAAAGCCGGAAAACCAAGACAAAGCCAGAAGTGCCATGTCCAATAAAAAAGTGATGGCCGATTTTTTCACCCTCCTAGACACCATATTGTTGAAGTATGGTGTCAAGGACAAGCCATCTCAGGTCTGCTTATATTCTACCAATGTTGTTACTAAATCGTATTAAAATTCGAATTTGTTATTAATAAAGCAATATAAAGTTTGGATAATACAACGACAGGGTaagatgtttttaatttaataataatctACCGGCTTCAATGTACACACACCTTCATCAGGATTAAAAGCTATCAAAAATATTGCCTAAAGTTTATCAGTATCATATAAAGTTCTGTATGTATATATTGTCTTAAGTCAGTATGAAACATTGCTTATATAGATATTCAACTGTGACGAAACGGGGTTCTCAGGAAGAGAGACAGGAAGATCAAAGGTAATTGGACCGAAAAGAGGGCACGTATTTCGCAGGCGTGTAACCACAGCAGACCACATCACCGCACATCTATGTGTCAGTGCTGATGGAAGATTTTTACCAACTATGATAATATAccaggtaagattttttttccaagAGTCATTCACGTCTTCAGTATTTCTTGATACTAATGATGAGTGAAatatattaattgataaaaatgtaacacGTAACTAAATACTAAATTATGTGTACTTGAATACACAGGGTTCACTTCCACACCGGAAATACAATGATAGCATACCAGATTCATGGGGATTTGCCACAAGTGAAAACGGATACATGGACACGCAGTTGTTCCAACGCTGGTTCACGAAAATGTTCATACCGCACTGTGGACGGGAGCGACCAGTCGTACTTCTGATGGACAACTGCGATGCACATATCAGTGGAGATGTAGTGGAAGCAGCGATTGCGAATGATATTGTGTTAGTGGGACTTCCGGGACACACCACTCATATTCTGCAACCTCTTGATGTTAAggtatgtaaaattaatttaattgtacCCCCCCcacccgacaacaaagttgtaagagggtatactggtttcaggttgtctgtctgtctgtccgtccgtacgtctgtccgtagacacaatcttgtgcgcaccatcatTCCTCaactccttgacacaatttagtgaaacttcagttcacacaagtgatcagtaccaaccctagttgtgcatggtgcgtgctacgttcttttagataaatattctgcatagttatgggactttgtttttattattatactgtatacatacagtctatatacatacagaccacataattatgcaatcgtgtgtgcgtcaaattgcaatgtagtGTCAgcgcatgcggggggtacattcatcacctttagggatagctctagtttgttatGATTCGTTGAAATTACTACAATATATCTTTCACTGCTCCGTAAATATGATTTCCATAAATCatttcaataatatatatatgaaataatcaTCCCGACGAACTGCACGTGTACCGAAGTAGAACGCAGGAATTCTCACCATAGACCTTTAGTTCAATCCTATCTGTGTCGCAATAAAAAAGAACCACatcagttgtgttttttttttcaaaggcaTACATCAGATAGGCTTACTGAGAAGTGAACATAATGTTTAATAAGTGTTTCTTCACTCATTTTCGGTAATTAAGATTTAAATATTGCACGACTTTTTCTGAATAAAGCTGCGATCTTCCTTAAAACCTTTTGGTACGTGTGTATGCTGTTTATCAATTTGTTGtgacttttcaatttttttcttttcaagtggAGCTGGTTCATTTCAATTACTACAGAACTCTACATATTTCAGATAATAGGTCCTCTCAAGAGTCGTTTTGCTGAAATGACAGTAAAGCTGGGTTTCGGCGGTGCTGGAGTAACTATTGGAAAAGCAAAATTTCCAATTGTTATGAAGCACGCCATTGACAGCGCGACACCAGTATCAATCCAGGACGCATTCGCTGTAACAGGCATATGCCCATACAACCCATCAGCCATAGATACCTCCCAGCTGGTGGAAGCTTCATTTGATCCTCCTTGTGAAGGTAATATTAACATACTTTAACAATTACCGTTATAGTAAATAAtccataatttaaacaaattacatctatagtttacatgattttttttcatgcacTTCTTCGTTAATGTTTCAAAGCAGAGTCTTAATGTGTCCTTAAGGCTGCTTACTTTGAATCACTGTGTTCCTTGTGTAATGAAGTCTTCTCTTCATCGGTCAAGGAAGCAATCTAGTTGGCTAATGTATGATCGAGTGTTCTACCCAGATTTCAGACCGtgcatgaaataatgcccggatgGGCACCGTCTGTGTGTTCATCTgtaacttaatactttaattctaAATAGTACATTTAAGTGGAATTTTAAACACCCAATAATgtacaaacaaatacatgtattaactgATAATACACAACTTATTTCCTTACCCTTATATCTGTCGTTTTGTTTTCTGATTTTGTTAGAAAGAGGCGAACAGGTTCAAACGTGTGAAAGATGTGGCCACTTCTTAACAAATCCACTTGTACAACGTGGACTGATACCGCCGAGTCTCGCCGATATTCTGTTGCCACCACCCGTAAAGCCGGCAGACACGCAGCGGAAAAAGAGAGTTGTAGCTGAGGGCCGCTTGATTAGCGGCGAGGAAATGCTCAAACAGTTGAAGGTTTAATTTACACCttacatataattatacatgaCATTAATTAGTCTGACTAATGATATGTTTGTCATATATTCCTAACTTTCGTTGTAACTTACGCCAATCTTAAATTTAAACTCCTCAGAATCAAAGACATTTTAATTAAACATGCCATGACTTTATAAGAAAGTAGTCCGGACAGGGGCGATCCATATCTTTACGGATCGGATTTATACGTAGGGcattttgatatttcagttttGTCAAGTCGGCGTATTTTTACACATTGTTTATACGTCTATACCAAATTACAGGAAAAAGAACagattgaaaagaaaaagatagaTGAAATGGAAAAGCGGAAGAAAGACAGGGAAATTAAAAAGGAGAAACGATTGATAGAAGAGGAGGAGAGACGGATCAAGAGAAAAAAGAGAGAAGAAGAAAGGGAATTAAAGTTAAAAGAAAAGAAGAGGAAAGCagacgaaagacaggaaaaaaagaaAGGGAAGTGTGCCGACGTCCATGCCACTGCAGTTTTAATAGCCAATAGTTATGTTTGTGATGTGTGTGGTATGCATGGGGGTGTTGATGACGAGGTGAATGGTATTTTCTGGTTTGGATGTGATGAGGAGTTATGCGGACGATGGTATCATGAAGGGTGTTTAACAGAGAATGAAAGGATGTATGTGCAAGAAAGCTTGGAAGAAGGCGGAAGTGACTGGTTTTGTAAGCGTTGCAAACCGTGGTTGTATGAGGAGGAGTGAGTGGGCGATATGTTTgtagaaatgtttgtttgttgtataTGCGTATCAagtaaactttaaaaggtatCACAGTTTCATGTTACTGAAAACGAATTCTAtgtcagaaatgaaatttttatcatatacgatctatgacatttgttaaaatattgagTAACTCCTTAATGACTGATAAAAGGTTTAATTGTCTTAATTGAATGACTGATGTTAAGTACTAAATCATAAATGTAAtatgattttgatgaaaatatcaaACTGTTATAATATGTGTTTCTGTTTTGCTTTTCAAATTGTTCTTGTGCATAAAATGGGTCAAGCAGGACATGCCGGAGATTTAATATCATCAAGCGAAATATGCATTTCCCATTTAGGGCCCCTGAA from Mercenaria mercenaria strain notata chromosome 16, MADL_Memer_1, whole genome shotgun sequence encodes the following:
- the LOC123532137 gene encoding uncharacterized protein LOC123532137, which translates into the protein MSTKKYKEEDMTSAISAVKQNRLNIRKAAAEYHVPKSTLNDRIRGRFKTTVQGPERQITAEEETGLVQYLLYMANQGFPLTRQMTRAYIQAIVKRSGRKTLFNLNKGPSNKWIKKFIQRHPDLSERKPENQDKARSAMSNKKVMADFFTLLDTILLKYGVKDKPSQIFNCDETGFSGRETGRSKVIGPKRGHVFRRRVTTADHITAHLCVSADGRFLPTMIIYQGSLPHRKYNDSIPDSWGFATSENGYMDTQLFQRWFTKMFIPHCGRERPVVLLMDNCDAHISGDVVEAAIANDIVLVGLPGHTTHILQPLDVKIIGPLKSRFAEMTVKLGFGGAGVTIGKAKFPIVMKHAIDSATPVSIQDAFAVTGICPYNPSAIDTSQLVEASFDPPCEERGEQVQTCERCGHFLTNPLVQRGLIPPSLADILLPPPVKPADTQRKKRVVAEGRLISGEEMLKQLKEKEQIEKKKIDEMEKRKKDREIKKEKRLIEEEERRIKRKKREEERELKLKEKKRKADERQEKKKGKCADVHATAVLIANSYVCDVCGMHGGVDDEVNGIFWFGCDEELCGRWYHEGCLTENERMYVQESLEEGGSDWFCKRCKPWLYEEE